Below is a window of Komagataella phaffii GS115 chromosome 1, complete sequence DNA.
CCTAAGGTATCCAAGGGTGTAGAGTTAGGATCAAAGAACAGATACAAGGATATATTCCCATATGAGCATTCCAGAGTGAAATTAGTCACGTCACCTGTATTAGAAATTGACCATTCAGAAGACTACATTAATGCAAATTATCTTACTACAGGCGTCACGCCAACAACATACATAGCGACACAAGGCCCACTGGAAGAAACAATTGGTGATTTCTGGAGGTTGATATTAGACCAAGGGTCTTACTTAATCTTCTCTTTAACGGCGCagaatgaaaatggagttgaaaaatgtgCTCCTTTCTGGAAATGTGGAGAGTATACCAGTGGAAGAAAGATAATTACTGTTGAATTGATTGAAAGCGACGAGAATGTGAAACTAGGTTCAGGCAAgagtttttctttaacCGTGAGACGTCTACGTGTCAGTACTGCTAATATCAGCAGAGAAGTATTACAGTTGCAAGTTTCTTCCTGGCCAGATTTCGGGACACTATTGATGAATGACCTCTTGAATTTAATTTATCTCAGAAGGTATATTGCCAGGAATTGTCGAGATAAAGAACATAATGTCCCAATAGTCGTTCATTGCTCTGCGGGCTGTGGAAGAACCGGAACATTTTGTTCAATCGACGCAGTTGTGGAACATCTGTTAAAGGATAGCAGTTTGACATCGAAAAACTGTAGCGCCACCTATGACCCAGTTTGGAGAATAGTAGAAGAGTTTAGAAAGCAGCGTGTTTTCATGGTCCAAACTTTGAGACAATATCTGCTGGTTTATGATACCATCATCTTATTCCTTCGATTGTATCTCAAGGACAAGGACTCAAATGTAGTTCATGATCATTGCGATTACTCAGGCGAACGAATATCCATCGTTGAGAACTTCGTTGAGACTAAAAGAAAGGAGCAACCCCCCTTTGAAGCGGAATACTAGGGTATGAATCATGACATCGAACTGTGTATTAAGGTTAGTGTATAGATAATTTTTAATGTGTATTCATCTATCCTAGCACCAATTCGTAGATTATGACTACGCTGTTGATAGCAATTAATGGCAGTCTAAGCAAAGTTCTTGTAGCACTTATTAATGTTACAATTTTCGTTTTCATAGAAACTTCTGGGTTGGCGTTGTAGTTGTCAAATGTAGTGGTTTGGAAGCTAGCTTGCGGAGTACTTGCTGGGGCATATGAGCCCCATCCAATTCGATTTAGAAATCTGTCTTCTGATAAGATCGCTATGGCATTCACAAGGAATAGAACTGTGTAAAATAATATCCCTAGTCCAAACATTTGGTAGTTGTTTCGAGTGGTATGGTGATATCTGAGGTTCAAGTCgtttttatctttgagGGGTGGTAATCGCGCGTAAATATCTCTAATGAATTATGTGGTCTATATATAACTGTGGGATACTACAACTCATCATGGGATGTTTGAACCTTAGGCGATTCTGATGGTTCCTCTATATCTTCATTAGTGTGAGAAGTGGAAGCAGAACTTTGCTCTTCTCCCTCATTCTGCTCGTGGCTTTTTTCCTCCTCTTGTTGACGTTTAGCTTCCTTGAGAGCTGCCTTCAATGCTTCATTGCTCACCCTTTCAATATGTTTGCGTAACTTGTCTGTCAAACGGTTGATTCTTTGAGAGTGtacatcttccaaactgGCCATGATTGCTTCAAATCGGGAAGAGTAGTTCTGCAATTCTTGATACAGCTTAAAAAGCTCCTCTCTAGGCAAATCACTTATAGTGTCCTTTTCAGTCAACATTCTGACATGCTCTAACTTTTCGGTAACAGTGTTAAAGAGATTATCAAGCTCTTTGTCTGATAAAGGAGGAGATTTtattttgatcttttgacTTTCTTTGGCGAAGTCTAAACCTTCCTTCTCATACTGCTGCATTAAACTCAGAGCATCCTCACTCATGTTTAACATTAGttcttgaacattttgCATGGAGTTTAAAGTAGTGTTGTAAATCGTAGTGAAAAGATTATTATCAAAAGTGACATCGTTCAGATCAATGTAGCTCTTGATGAAGGCAACACTATCTGACACAGAATTTAGTTTTTCCCTGATATCTTTTGCTGATGCATCGTCGCTATCATAGTCCAACCACTCAAGATTCTCAGCAACCAGTGTTGACAAAGCCTCAACTTGTGATGCTGGCCCTTTTTCAACCACTTCCTCATCCTCTAAATACGAGCGCACGCGGTATAATTTCGATTCCAgctgattcttcaattcttcgaTCGATCTCTTTACAGCATCCTTCTTGTTCAACTCcttgattttcaaagatgaagatacCTTGGTAGAGGACCCCATTGGTTTCACGTGAACGGATTTCAGTTGAGTAGGTATAGTCACAGGATAGAATAGCTTCTTGTTTGGTTTTTCAATAGTCTCACTAGTAGTTGAGTTTTCAGATTTAGTGTCTTCAGACTCTGTGTCCACAGGAGGTAAATATTCAGCCTCGTCAGCACATTTGGCCTGCAGACGAGTTAAAGAAAGCAATCTGCTCTCAGATAACTCGACTGTAGCCTCGTAATTAATATTAGAACACTCTTTACCTTCTTGAGTTAGAGATTTGATACTCTTCTTGAGGTCTGTAACCTCATGACTGGCAAACAATTGTCCGTTCTCGTAGAGCCCAATCGTGAGCTGGTTCTCACTGTCTACATTTTCCAGCTCGACCACTTTCTTAGTAGCAAGAGGGGTGCCAACTGGGAACACGTTTATCtctgaagaaccaacttTTAGGCAATAGTCATATACACTTCTTTCATTTACGGTCATCTGTTTCGCTTTGAACATTTGCGATAAAGTTACACCACGGAGAGTAGAACCAAAAACGGCTGACTCATCAGCGTTAACATTCTTTGCAATCAATTCAGATCCTAGCAAAGATTCTAGGTGCTTTTTCACCATCGGCACTCTTGTTGACCCGCCTGTGAGAATTACTGAACTTAAACTGGTCAGTGGAAAAGGTGACGTCAGATTCCCATTCAATGGATGACTTAAGGCCTCGATGATAGGAGCAGTGATCCTATGAACATGCTCTGCATTGTAATCTTCGAATTCGTCTCTTGCTATTGTGGCTCTAAAGTCAATGTCATTGTATAAGGATTCAACGGAAACTCTTGTGTCAGTGTTTGCACTCAAAATTGTCTTTGCCTTTTCAGCCGCTTGCCAAAGTTTTGACATAGATTTACTATTCTTGTTGAAGTCGGACTCGCTAAAGGAAGGATGCTCAGACAAGAACTTCTGCAAAAGGATGTCATAAACAGATTGTGTGAACAACTGGCCTCCCAGCGACTTGTCATAGGCAATAGCCTCTACATCAATAACAATTCCACCATCATCACTGGAAGATATAGAAACCAAAGTCGCCTGTAAAGAACCAGCCCCCATGTCATAGATCATATGATATTGTTTGTCTCCATTGAACTGCCTTGAAGAGGCATAGTTAACGGCCACAGATATACCGTCATCAACCAAGCCAACGACTTTTAAGCCACTAATTTCGGCAGCATCTTTCAAGGCCAGTCTTTGCGATTGGGTAAAAAAAGTGGGTACTGTGATGACAGCATCACTGATAACTGAATAGGAACCTGGCACCGCGTGTTTTAAATGATCTTCAGCTCTAGATTTAATGTCATCTAAACTCATAGCAAGTATCTCTTCTACAGGATATACAGAAGAGCCCAACTTAAAGGCAACCGTGTTCCTGTTATTTTTGGATGGAACCATCTCAGCACCTGAATGGTACTTCTTGTAATCTATAGTTGAAACGtcatcaattgaaacaCCTATCAATGACTTCAGATGATTCAAGCAAGTTTCAGGGTTTCTGATACAAACAGAACTAGCTGAGGATCCATAATATCTCTCAATTTCACCTTTGGAATTTTCCTTGATGGCCATCATTGAATTATCTTTACGTTTGGAGTCTGGAGTCAAGATAACTTCAAAAGGGACACCAGGAGCCACTAGGACAGCCTTAGTAAACTCTTGACCATAATCGATGCCCAACAGAGCTCCAAGCACAGTATTTAGTAGCAAACAAAGTACTGTTACTATCTTTTGTGTTCTCATAACAATTGATCTGAACAAGTGTCTTTTCCAACTACAGGGTTTTTTCTAGAAAGCGAAGCGAGCCTTGCCTCTTGAGAGATGGTGAAAAATCGCGACGGAACGCTAACCCTAGactttttttcttagtttgaattctttgatatAAGCTCTAGCAGATGGAAAATAAAGATAACGGAGCTTTCCATGATGAAAGATTAACTGGCCAACGAGAGAATGGAAAACCAGTTTATTCCAATGGCTATGGGGCACTGAAAGTCCAAGATCTGTTAAAAACTTCTCGAAGGAATAACAAGTTGATGCCCGATGCGCCTGCTAGTGAGaagcaagaagaaattgaaccGAACCACCATCCTAGGGTACAACAGCAAGGGCAGGGGTATGCCCGAGATAATCAAGCTCTTTACTCAGATCAAAATATTGATGTAACAAATACTCGAAGGAATTATCGCACTGAATCTCCGGGTGCAATTTCTAGAGGCCCACCAAGAGAACGCAACAATGACTACAGAGGGTATAGGAGAGATGGAGAGAGAGGAGCTAAAGATTTTTCACAGAATTATAATGATACCGGATTCTCCAGAAATTTCTCCAGAGATAGGGGGTATAATGACTACTCTCGTGGACGAGGCAATCAGCGCCACGAGAGAAGGTCCTACAGAGATTATGCACCAGAAGAAGTGCAGGATAGTTATCATAGTTATAGACCACACAATGGAATGGTGAGTGCAagggaaagagaaagatctTCTGATTATCAGCCACAGcagtttgaaagaaatggaCCCTCAAAACAAAGATTAAGAAATACATCAGAGTACCCTAATGACAGATATACAAGCTCCCAGGAACACGCCCCAAGGAGTCACTCCAGACAAAATCAATCTAGAAAAGTAGATCTTACGAATGTGCTACCCTTGAATGAGGTCAAAAGGGATATTAGTTTTTGGGACGTCAAACCCAGGGGAtatgaaaaagttcaagcTTCCAGAGCCAAACTATCGGGTCTATTTTCTTTACCTAGCGCTCAGAGCGATGGATCAAAACCGCTTCCTCCAGCCCCTACCGAAAAACCCGAAATGGCTgatgttctctttgataCTGCCAGTTTGAGCCCAACACTCTCTACGCTTAGCAAAAAACTTGTGGTCACAAATTTTGACGGTGTTGAGCCTGAACAGATCGTTAACTATTTGAATGAGTACACTTCTCAGCTGAGCAGCTGCAACGCCAGCAAACCAGTCGTTGCCTTTAACGTCGTAGACGACAAGTCCAAAATAATACTTGAGCTAGATAGTTCCCAAACCACCACACTAATCTATTGTATGAACGGCATGAACATTGAAGAACTGAATTTAAAGTTGGATTTATTGCGTCCAGAGGCATATATTGTTGGAAATacggaagaaaaaactagCTCTACCGACGAAGTATCTGACGTTGTTATTGATAGCAAAAACAAACTAGCACTGGCCAGTATTCCGATCGGGACTGAGAGATCATCATTGGTAAATTATCTGTCAAAATTTGGAACAGTCACAGGCTTGGAATTaccaaaattgaaggaatcTGGTGAATCGCAATCCTTTGCATTCTGCGAGTTCAAAAACTCGGATCGATCAACAGTGGTTGAGGCTATCGAAAGCTCAAAAAATGAACAATTTGACTTGCGTTGCTTCCCTGCCTGCGATGGGCTACAGCAGGAGTACGAAgtgaaatttcaaaatcttgagAAGGCCAgcaaaggagaaaatttCCTTCGAACTAAGGAAACTAAAATTGTCCAGCTTCTAAACATTTTCGAACCAGTTATTTCTGAGTTTGAGGAATTTGGACGGAGCATAGGAAATTTTGACCGAGTGTTCATACCTAATACAGAGAAACAAGCTGATGATTGGAAATGTGAGAAGCTCTATATGGTATTTCACCATGTTGATGATGCTCGTAAGGCCATCGATCAGTTGGCTGGAAAATTATATAATGACAGAACTGTGTTGGCAACATTCACAAATGAAAAGGATTTTGCAAATGGGATATATTAATGAATCAACGGTAATATGCATCTAATTGTTCGCTTATTGTAGGGTCATGTGTATGTTTAACTAGAAGCATGTATACGTCTTTGggaatcttttcaatgaaactAATACCAAGTTTTATGATCTTCTTGGATTCTAGTTTAGGGAATTCTCGTAGTAATGTCATTGGGTTCGAAATTTTCATCAGTTCTGACCGTATTAAAACTAACTGAGCAACAATGAACAATACATTCAAATGAATTCCGTAAGAGAATAAAAAGTCCCACAATTCTAACACTTCACTCAAGGGAGGCGTGCATGCTGATAAGGTCAACACTGAGGGAAAGGCGTAAATTTCTGTTTTAAGCATTTTCTTGCTTAGGTACGAATGCAGTTTCGGGTCCACAATTTGAAGACACAAGTCAACCATACGGACACCAGTATGAGCTCCTTCAAGGTTCGGAAGCACGTAGAGTGGCATATGTCCATTTATCATTTTATCAAACAGTAAAAATGCCTGAGGTTCTGTCTTGCAAACGTATAAGAAAGGTGCCATCAAGATATTCATACCTTGAATATAAGGGGACGATAAATAGGCCCTGCTATTTCTCTTACTACCCCTAGATACATTCTCGTTCTTTATCTCTGTCATCAGGGCATAGCAATTTAGTGTTCTTGCAAGTATGGTGGGTGTCACTTTGCTTTCGTAATTGGGATCacctttcaaagttctATGAGCATCGTTAAGTATCTTATCGAAACTTTGAGATCTTCCCTGAGAAACCAGTTCAATATAGAATTCACTTTCAGTTGGAGGAACTTGTAGTAAAATGGACCATACGTAACACCGATACGGGCAGCTCTCCAAGTCTGAATGTGTTGTAAGACCTTCTGCAAGGATCATGTACCGTAGCTGTGACAGACCAGTTTTGACTATGACTTGATTACTTGTGATGAACTTTTCTACCGGgtcttttttccttcccTTTTTGAAACCCATTGAAGGTTTCGTCCTAAGTTGCGATTCCATCAGGGCGACGGATGTTTGGCTATTCTACTACTGTTAACGTATTATTGTTGACAAAAGAtgatttgatttgatttgattCTCCTAAATAAACTTCGCGCGTTTGCCTATCATCATGCATGTTTATGCTTTCCTATATAAACCTCATCGCTCTCAGTCCACCGTGTGGAAAACAGCTAAGTTACTGGTTGTCGCTTTCTTTGAGCAAGTCTACAAAGGAAAATGGCATGTATGCATATCCCTCACCTTCAAAGAACTTAGACATGGCTTCAACCCAATGTAATCTCAGAGAATGTAACATCGCCGAGGTTCCCTCCATGACAACCAGAATGGCCACAGTCAGAATAAACCAAAGGCCAAATAGAAAGAACGTCATGAATATGCCCGAATATCCTGTAGTTCCAAACGAATTGGCAATCGTCATGGACCAAAGAACGGCCGAAAGTTGGTTATGTGCAAGGGAAAGGGCCCACAGCCTCAGATAAGATGCTGTATGTGAGACACAATTTAGGCAAAATTCGATGGTATGAATCACTTGGTGAATCATAACGTCACCAAAATTGAATGGCTCTTGCTCGTCGTCAATATCCTGGATGACAAAAAAATCgtcatcttccaaattttcagaatctGAAAGTTGGTTTATATGATCATGCTCAAACAGGTCGGAGTACCTTAATTGGATCGACTGGTTGTTACGCCGACGTAAAACAAGTGGTTTGTATAATAGTAACCACGGAACACACACCAATGCTATCAAAACAAGGATAATCTGTACGACAGATTGTCCAGGGTAAAGCTGCTCCTCAACAGTCCCTGGTGAAAGAAACATGTTTATCAGCATGTTCAGTAAACCAGGAGCTGGCTTTCCTATTTTAACCCAATCAACACACCATTTATAGACGATAGTGAGAGAGAGATATCCAAAAATACCTTGCATGAAAAGTAATCCTGGAATGAAATTCCCGATAACGTCAACGTTTGACTTGAAATACCTATAGTTCACCAGTGAAAAGAAGAATGAATAGGACATGTGACAAAAACCGATCAAGATGGACAATTTCATTTTGTATGAGTTGGTGAATAATAGATTATTGTCAGTTCCGTGCCAGGCGTAGTCTATTCCGAATGCATAGGTTCCTCTTTCAGTTGCCTCCACAGATTGGCCCgcatcaaaatcagaagGCCATTTCCATCCagatttgaacaaagtcaacgatcttgaaaaaatatcATTGTAAATGAAACCTGTGTATACAGAAAATGCACCCATAAGAATCAGAATATATCTTCCAGTAAAAGCcatatcaaagatttcatcCCTTTTCATTTTGGCGATTttattctctttcaaaatcaaaa
It encodes the following:
- a CDS encoding Molecular chaperone of the endoplasmic reticulum lumen, whose translation is MRTQKIVTVLCLLLNTVLGALLGIDYGQEFTKAVLVAPGVPFEVILTPDSKRKDNSMMAIKENSKGEIERYYGSSASSVCIRNPETCLNHLKSLIGVSIDDVSTIDYKKYHSGAEMVPSKNNRNTVAFKLGSSVYPVEEILAMSLDDIKSRAEDHLKHAVPGSYSVISDAVITVPTFFTQSQRLALKDAAEISGLKVVGLVDDGISVAVNYASSRQFNGDKQYHMIYDMGAGSLQATLVSISSSDDGGIVIDVEAIAYDKSLGGQLFTQSVYDILLQKFLSEHPSFSESDFNKNSKSMSKLWQAAEKAKTILSANTDTRVSVESLYNDIDFRATIARDEFEDYNAEHVHRITAPIIEALSHPLNGNLTSPFPLTSLSSVILTGGSTRVPMVKKHLESLLGSELIAKNVNADESAVFGSTLRGVTLSQMFKAKQMTVNERSVYDYCLKVGSSEINVFPVGTPLATKKVVELENVDSENQLTIGLYENGQLFASHEVTDLKKSIKSLTQEGKECSNINYEATVELSESRLLSLTRLQAKCADEAEYLPPVDTESEDTKSENSTTSETIEKPNKKLFYPVTIPTQLKSVHVKPMGSSTKVSSSLKIKELNKKDAVKRSIEELKNQLESKLYRVRSYLEDEEVVEKGPASQVEALSTLVAENLEWLDYDSDDASAKDIREKLNSVSDSVAFIKSYIDLNDVTFDNNLFTTIYNTTLNSMQNVQELMLNMSEDALSLMQQYEKEGLDFAKESQKIKIKSPPLSDKELDNLFNTVTEKLEHVRMLTEKDTISDLPREELFKLYQELQNYSSRFEAIMASLEDVHSQRINRLTDKLRKHIERVSNEALKAALKEAKRQQEEEKSHEQNEGEEQSSASTSHTNEDIEEPSESPKVQTSHDEL
- a CDS encoding Mitotic exit network regulator, forms GTPase-activating Bfa1p-Bub2p complex — its product is MESQLRTKPSMGFKKGRKKDPVEKFITSNQVIVKTGLSQLRYMILAEGLTTHSDLESCPYRCYVWSILLQVPPTESEFYIELVSQGRSQSFDKILNDAHRTLKGDPNYESKVTPTILARTLNCYALMTEIKNENVSRGSKRNSRAYLSSPYIQGMNILMAPFLYVCKTEPQAFLLFDKMINGHMPLYVLPNLEGAHTGVRMVDLCLQIVDPKLHSYLSKKMLKTEIYAFPSVLTLSACTPPLSEVLELWDFLFSYGIHLNVLFIVAQLVLIRSELMKISNPMTLLREFPKLESKKIIKLGISFIEKIPKDVYMLLVKHTHDPTISEQLDAYYR
- a CDS encoding Integral membrane protein required for ER to Golgi transport; its protein translation is MFGLGILFYTVLFLVNAIAILSEDRFLNRIGWGSYAPASTPQASFQTTTFDNYNANPEVSMKTKIVTLISATRTLLRLPLIAINSVVIIYELVLG